The Geotrypetes seraphini chromosome 6, aGeoSer1.1, whole genome shotgun sequence genome includes a window with the following:
- the ARL11 gene encoding ADP-ribosylation factor-like protein 11 isoform X3 — translation MGALASKPLQKQARVVMMGLDFAGKSTLLYKLKRNQAVQTLPTVGFNVESVELEKSVPLTIWDVGGQDKLRTNWNDYLEDTDALIFVVDSTDRARLKVAGSELRRLLDHAALDEVPFLILANKQDAPDAMGVQELGQHLGLNRYSDRSWEMRGCSALTGEGLLEALHTIGRLLKKHRKP, via the coding sequence ATGGGAGCCCTGGCTTCCAAACCCCTACAGAAGCAAGCCAGGGTGGTGATGATGGGACTGGACTTTgcggggaaatccactctcctgTACAAGCTGAAAAGAAACCAGGCAGTGCAGACGTTGCCCACGGTGGGCTTCAACGTGGAGTCTGTGGAGCTGGAGAAGAGTGTGCCCCTCACTATCTGGGATGTGGGTGGCCAGGACAAGCTGCGGACTAACTGGAATGACTACCTGGAGGACACGGACGCGCTGATCTTTGTGGTAGACAGTACAGACAGGGCCAGGCTGAAGGTGGCAGGTAGCgagctgcggcggctgctggaccACGCAGCTCTGGACGAGGTGCCCTTCCTGATCCTGGCCAACAAGCAGGATGCGCCGGATGCAATGGGGGTGCAGGAGCTGGGGCAGCACCTGGGGCTGAACCGCTACAGCGATCGCAGTTGGGAGATGAGAGGCTGCAGCGCGCTCACGGGTGAAGGGCTGCTGGAAGCCCTGCACACCATCGGCAGACTGCTCAAAAAGCACAGAAAGCCCTAG